From a region of the Paenibacillus sp. FSL R10-2734 genome:
- a CDS encoding PLP-dependent aminotransferase family protein, giving the protein MLYQFSARAHTLLSSPLLSIRTQTRRSSMISLAEELPAEELFPLSLLAEAASTVISADAGALQYGDPAGYGPLREWLAGDWLREKGVTVTEGGVLLTTGSQQAIDLLSRVYIDPGDRVLVENPTSPGFLQTLRMQGAIIIPVEGDLDGLDPDHLRKQIELHKPKMLFATPSFTNPSGILWSLQRRRQVLDLCIAYNILIVEDDSYGDLHFQKYGEHWATRYPSLYALENISDGGHVLYIGSFSKTVAPALRTGWAAGSREVIGMMAAAKQMADWQSSALNQRLLHHLLDVSAFDLREHIAQLNREYNTRLKLMVELLKRPAWKGSSYDLPSGGMFLWVSPPEGMDAMALFKCALGKGVAFLPGPLCSVDGGGNHIRLNFSHPGRDELLLGMNLMSEAVKEFTARS; this is encoded by the coding sequence ATGCTTTACCAATTTTCTGCTCGCGCACACACATTACTATCGTCACCGCTTCTAAGTATTCGCACCCAAACACGGAGAAGCTCCATGATATCGCTTGCTGAAGAATTACCAGCGGAAGAACTGTTCCCATTATCACTTCTTGCCGAAGCAGCCTCTACGGTGATATCTGCAGATGCAGGGGCACTTCAGTATGGTGATCCTGCAGGGTATGGGCCACTTCGGGAGTGGCTTGCCGGGGATTGGCTCAGAGAAAAAGGGGTAACTGTTACCGAAGGTGGAGTTCTGCTAACAACGGGTAGCCAGCAGGCTATTGATTTGTTGTCGCGGGTATATATTGATCCAGGAGATCGTGTATTAGTAGAAAATCCAACCTCTCCAGGATTCTTGCAAACGCTTCGGATGCAGGGGGCCATCATTATTCCCGTAGAGGGTGATTTGGACGGGCTTGATCCAGATCATTTGCGGAAGCAAATTGAACTGCATAAGCCTAAGATGCTGTTCGCAACCCCAAGCTTTACGAATCCAAGTGGCATCCTGTGGAGCTTACAGAGACGGCGCCAGGTGTTGGATCTTTGTATCGCGTATAACATCCTAATTGTGGAAGATGATTCTTATGGTGATTTACATTTCCAGAAGTATGGTGAACATTGGGCCACAAGATATCCATCCTTGTATGCGCTGGAAAATATAAGTGATGGCGGACACGTATTGTATATCGGTTCGTTCAGCAAGACCGTTGCGCCTGCGCTGCGGACGGGCTGGGCTGCAGGTAGCCGGGAAGTAATAGGGATGATGGCTGCTGCCAAGCAGATGGCGGACTGGCAGTCGAGTGCATTAAATCAGCGGCTACTGCATCATTTGTTGGATGTGTCTGCTTTTGATCTTCGTGAGCATATCGCTCAGCTGAACCGAGAATATAACACCCGCCTGAAGTTAATGGTGGAACTACTAAAACGTCCAGCTTGGAAAGGGAGCTCCTACGACTTGCCGTCAGGAGGCATGTTTCTATGGGTATCTCCGCCAGAGGGAATGGATGCTATGGCGCTGTTTAAATGTGCCCTAGGTAAAGGAGTGGCTTTTTTGCCAGGACCGTTATGTAGCGTAGATGGAGGCGGCAATCACATCCGTCTTAACTTCAGTCATCCCGGTCGGGATGAGCTGCTGCTCGGCATGAATCTGATGAGCGAGGCGGTTAAGGAGTTTACGGCTCGGAGTTAG
- a CDS encoding response regulator transcription factor yields MMKVWKVVIVGCHPTSMLGTKLILEEGGELKVLGMYSTWNEGSSIVREKNPELVLADYHMPEGNIESVLLDMKKSSPNSHFVVMTDEDGRDLLQPLIELGASGIFSMGASPHQLLQLILGLRVGFLSMPLEWIEKGSWPISTSKGLDDVLQLTQTEMFIMERIVQGITYDKIALEIAVSRRSIDNYLRKIYVKLDVSTRAQAIEKFALFSRQSRQIYA; encoded by the coding sequence ATGATGAAGGTTTGGAAGGTGGTCATTGTGGGATGTCATCCTACAAGTATGCTGGGGACAAAATTGATTTTGGAAGAGGGAGGAGAGCTTAAAGTTCTAGGCATGTATTCGACTTGGAACGAAGGCTCTTCCATCGTTAGGGAAAAAAATCCCGAGCTAGTGCTAGCAGACTATCATATGCCTGAGGGTAATATTGAGAGTGTGCTGTTAGATATGAAAAAAAGCTCACCAAACTCTCATTTTGTCGTGATGACGGATGAAGACGGCAGGGATCTGCTTCAGCCCCTCATAGAGCTAGGAGCCAGCGGGATTTTCTCCATGGGAGCTTCTCCCCATCAGCTTTTACAGCTGATCCTGGGTTTGCGGGTGGGTTTTCTTTCCATGCCGCTAGAATGGATAGAAAAAGGATCTTGGCCGATTTCGACATCTAAAGGACTGGATGATGTTCTTCAGCTGACGCAGACAGAGATGTTTATTATGGAACGAATCGTACAGGGGATTACCTATGATAAAATAGCGCTCGAAATTGCAGTAAGCCGTCGTTCGATTGACAATTACTTGCGCAAAATTTATGTGAAGCTTGATGTTTCGACGCGAGCACAAGCCATTGAGAAATTTGCTCTTTTCTCAAGACAAAGCAGGCAAATCTACGCATAA
- a CDS encoding phosphodiester glycosidase family protein, whose protein sequence is MMTPVKRVNRFFMLLTAPFLGLLICMSWYRPSLELDLDVGQFTPISGPLNESAVLKKDLTLAHGTASYTIDAVSASANLYKKTTAEMNKLVETAKTQASRPELIYNRRISAKLGIPSEVLSSDRIRIELYHLNPGNYKAYALKIKLKDPTAMQMSLAEEATGGAETTMHAVQSHGAIAGINAGGFADKAGKRYPLSTTVVDGKYLYGFEPTFKDLSFVGLNKSGQLIGGKFYSRAQLDQLEPVFGATFVPVLIKNNVKVPIPEKWKTTPNRAPRTVIGNYKDDQLLLFVADGYNELGSSGAQLEEIQNKLYDMGVTDAYNLDGGGSSSLIFNGRVVNKPSDGNLRAVPTNFMFFE, encoded by the coding sequence ATGATGACGCCAGTCAAAAGAGTGAACCGTTTCTTTATGCTTCTAACCGCACCTTTTCTTGGCTTACTGATATGTATGTCGTGGTATCGGCCATCGCTCGAGTTGGACCTTGATGTAGGCCAATTCACACCTATCTCTGGGCCTCTGAATGAATCAGCTGTCCTAAAAAAAGACCTAACCCTAGCCCATGGCACTGCATCCTACACCATAGATGCAGTTAGCGCTAGCGCCAATCTATATAAAAAAACCACTGCTGAGATGAATAAGCTGGTCGAAACAGCGAAGACCCAGGCTAGCCGCCCTGAGCTCATTTATAACCGCCGGATCTCCGCCAAGCTTGGGATACCTTCTGAGGTTCTTAGCAGTGACCGAATTCGAATCGAGCTATACCATCTGAATCCAGGCAACTATAAAGCTTATGCTTTAAAGATCAAGTTGAAGGACCCGACTGCGATGCAGATGAGTCTAGCTGAGGAGGCTACTGGTGGCGCAGAAACCACTATGCATGCTGTACAAAGTCATGGCGCTATTGCAGGTATTAATGCTGGAGGCTTTGCCGATAAAGCCGGAAAACGTTATCCCTTAAGCACGACCGTGGTTGATGGAAAGTATCTTTACGGTTTCGAGCCAACGTTCAAGGACCTCAGCTTCGTGGGTCTGAACAAATCCGGACAGTTAATCGGTGGAAAATTTTACAGCCGGGCACAACTGGATCAACTCGAGCCTGTATTCGGTGCAACCTTTGTACCCGTTCTGATTAAGAACAACGTCAAAGTTCCCATACCCGAAAAGTGGAAAACAACCCCCAATCGGGCGCCACGTACAGTTATCGGTAATTATAAGGATGATCAGCTTCTGCTCTTTGTAGCGGACGGATATAATGAGCTAGGCAGCTCTGGAGCACAGCTAGAGGAAATACAGAACAAGTTATATGACATGGGTGTGACTGATGCTTATAATCTAGACGGTGGAGGATCGTCTTCGCTCATCTTCAACGGAAGAGTGGTCAACAAACCATCCGACGGAAATCTAAGAGCTGTACCAACAAATTTCATGTTTTTTGAATGA
- a CDS encoding AbrB/MazE/SpoVT family DNA-binding domain-containing protein — protein MKPAGVVRKVDQLGRIVLPKSLRKRYQMNEGDPVEILVQGDHIILERYRPKCVFCGSMEGVSEYKDRYICSACLSEMTQLPRHA, from the coding sequence ATGAAACCTGCTGGTGTAGTTCGCAAAGTGGATCAGCTGGGTAGAATTGTTCTGCCTAAGTCCCTGCGTAAAAGGTATCAGATGAATGAAGGCGACCCGGTTGAAATTTTGGTACAGGGTGACCATATCATCTTGGAGCGCTACCGTCCAAAATGTGTTTTCTGTGGATCGATGGAAGGTGTGAGCGAATATAAAGATCGTTATATTTGCTCTGCATGCCTCTCAGAAATGACCCAATTGCCAAGGCACGCCTAG
- the trmL gene encoding tRNA (uridine(34)/cytosine(34)/5-carboxymethylaminomethyluridine(34)-2'-O)-methyltransferase TrmL — MALHIVLVEPEIPANTGNIARTCAATGTHLHLVRPLGFRTDDATLKRAGLDYWHAVNIEYHDSFAEVLEKYSEGRFFYATTKAEKKYCDFDFQDGDFFVFGKETKGLSAEILEAGKETKMRMPMSDAVRSLNLSNSAAIIVYEALRQLDFPNLV; from the coding sequence ATGGCACTCCATATCGTACTAGTTGAGCCGGAAATTCCGGCCAATACCGGTAATATTGCACGTACTTGCGCAGCAACAGGCACTCATCTTCATTTGGTTCGCCCACTCGGATTCCGTACAGACGATGCAACACTGAAAAGAGCGGGACTAGATTACTGGCATGCCGTTAATATTGAATATCACGACTCTTTTGCTGAGGTACTTGAGAAGTATAGCGAGGGACGCTTCTTTTATGCAACGACGAAAGCCGAGAAAAAATATTGCGACTTTGATTTTCAAGATGGAGATTTCTTTGTCTTTGGTAAGGAAACGAAGGGGCTTTCTGCTGAAATTCTAGAAGCGGGTAAAGAAACAAAAATGCGCATGCCAATGAGTGATGCTGTGAGATCGCTGAATTTATCGAATTCTGCGGCTATTATTGTATATGAAGCACTTCGACAGCTGGATTTTCCTAATCTTGTTTAA
- the serC gene encoding 3-phosphoserine/phosphohydroxythreonine transaminase — translation MNKRAYNFNAGPAALPLTVLERAQAEFVDFRESGMSIMEMSHRGAIYESVHNEAQERLLSLLGNPKGYKVLFLQGGASTQFAMIPMNLISEGQVGSYVMTGSWADKAIKEAKMLGGAHVAASSEDKKFVAIPELSSIKAADNAAYLHVTSNETIEGTQYAEFPDAGSIPLIADMSSDILCRPIDVNQFGMIYAGAQKNLGPSGVTVVIAKEELLAESPSNIPTIMRYSTHYKNNSLYNTPPSFSIYMVNEVLKWIEEQGGLAGIEAKNLEKAGLLYDHIDGSDGFYSGVAEKSSRSIMNVTFRMQSEELEKRFVKAAELEGFVGLKGHRSVGGLRASIYNAVPYESVKALSDFMNHFRQTQG, via the coding sequence TTGAATAAGAGAGCATACAATTTTAATGCCGGACCGGCAGCATTGCCGCTGACGGTACTGGAACGCGCACAAGCGGAGTTTGTTGATTTCCGGGAAAGTGGAATGTCTATCATGGAGATGTCGCACCGTGGAGCAATCTACGAATCCGTGCATAATGAAGCGCAGGAACGTCTGCTTTCGCTCCTCGGCAATCCAAAAGGCTATAAGGTATTGTTCTTACAAGGTGGAGCAAGCACACAGTTTGCTATGATCCCTATGAACTTGATCTCTGAGGGCCAAGTAGGTAGTTATGTAATGACAGGAAGTTGGGCTGATAAGGCTATTAAGGAAGCTAAAATGCTTGGAGGCGCTCATGTAGCTGCTTCTTCAGAAGATAAGAAATTCGTAGCGATTCCTGAGTTAAGCTCGATCAAGGCTGCGGATAATGCTGCTTACCTTCATGTAACTTCCAATGAGACCATCGAAGGAACGCAATATGCGGAATTCCCGGATGCTGGCTCGATCCCGCTAATTGCAGATATGTCTAGTGATATTCTATGTCGTCCAATTGATGTGAATCAATTCGGAATGATCTATGCTGGAGCACAGAAGAATCTCGGTCCTTCTGGTGTAACTGTAGTTATCGCCAAAGAAGAACTGCTTGCAGAATCACCTTCTAACATTCCTACAATTATGCGTTACAGTACTCATTATAAAAATAACTCTCTTTACAACACACCTCCATCTTTCTCAATATACATGGTTAACGAAGTATTAAAATGGATTGAGGAGCAAGGTGGTTTAGCTGGCATCGAAGCCAAGAACCTTGAAAAAGCGGGTCTGCTTTACGATCACATCGATGGAAGTGACGGCTTCTACAGTGGGGTTGCTGAGAAGAGCAGTCGCTCCATTATGAACGTTACCTTCCGGATGCAATCGGAAGAACTCGAAAAGCGCTTTGTTAAAGCCGCTGAACTGGAAGGTTTTGTCGGCTTAAAGGGACATCGAAGTGTGGGTGGCTTGCGTGCTTCCATCTACAACGCAGTTCCTTATGAAAGTGTAAAAGCACTTTCCGATTTCATGAACCATTTCCGGCAAACTCAAGGTTAA
- a CDS encoding cellobiose phosphorylase gives MDHKKIHGFEFTGNDGEFRLQQPDRSSFLYFPLVNEGGMMSTVTPKLHGQVTTGHNTFLTPPLSVEDLHNSRASRNFWVYIEGKGAWSAAGNSAKQNAAFYTASADDAVLEAGFLWHRVTRSNSEMGVTAEITSFVPSGNDKVELMKVKLTNTGTEKLTLTSTAVVPMYARSADDLRDHRHVTSLLNRIYTSAYGVEVQPALSFDERGHRINHTTYGVFGAEGDGSQPVGFFPIQEEFIGEGGSLDWPEAVILNTTPEIGKGGGVDREGYEAVGGLCFAPITLSPGESHSYVVVMAIDSDRMNVEAMMSKYGTSEAFDQLLEETKIFWADKVNMVEFHTGDSDADQWMKWVTIQPVLRRLYGNSFLPYHDYGKGGRGWRDLWQDCLALLIMEPSEVRSLLFNNYAGVRIDGSNATIIGQQPGEFIADRNNIPRVWMDHGAWPFLTTMLYLDQSGDLDFLLQEQTYFRDTFMSRCKERDTSWDTSAGNDLRTASGEIYKGTILEHILLQNLVPFFNVGEHNNILLEGADWNDGLDMGTDRGESVAFTSFYASNLLDISRMLRTLKTAKGQETVELAEEMLLLLDTLNERVDYGSVSGKHERLDRYYAVAPNEVSGVRVSIDIDKAADDLEQKAEWIFNHLRSNEWVQSENGDGWFNGYYNNDGEQVEGEFPEGVRMTLTGQVFPLMGHAAAPEQIPHIIAAVDRNLFDDKIGYRLNTRFGGIQQNLGRAFGFAFGHKENGAMFSHMTIMYGNALYKRGYVKEGYKVLESLYSLSTDFAKARIYPGIPEYINEQGRGMYTYLTGSASWLLLTMVTEVFGVKGKLGNLLLEPKLVKEQFDSEGKASIKTIFADRELEVVYKATGSFNYGEYQIHSITLNGSEVTLQCGSESAIIPREELLALQTEKRHVIEVILA, from the coding sequence ATGGACCATAAAAAAATTCATGGCTTTGAATTCACCGGAAATGATGGGGAGTTCAGGCTTCAGCAACCGGATCGAAGTAGTTTTTTATACTTTCCTCTAGTAAATGAGGGGGGGATGATGTCGACTGTAACCCCGAAGCTTCATGGTCAGGTGACAACAGGTCATAATACATTTTTGACACCGCCATTATCTGTTGAAGATTTGCATAATTCACGCGCTTCACGTAATTTCTGGGTATACATCGAAGGCAAGGGCGCTTGGTCCGCAGCAGGAAATTCTGCTAAGCAAAATGCAGCGTTCTACACCGCATCTGCTGATGACGCAGTATTGGAGGCTGGATTCCTATGGCATCGGGTCACTCGCAGCAACTCAGAGATGGGTGTAACAGCTGAGATTACTAGCTTCGTACCTAGTGGTAACGATAAGGTAGAACTAATGAAAGTTAAATTGACGAACACGGGAACAGAGAAGCTTACTCTAACGTCGACAGCCGTAGTTCCGATGTATGCCCGTTCCGCAGATGATCTGCGGGATCACAGACATGTAACCTCCCTACTGAACCGGATTTACACTTCAGCTTATGGGGTTGAGGTTCAACCTGCACTTTCTTTTGATGAGCGTGGTCATCGTATTAACCATACCACTTACGGTGTATTTGGAGCGGAAGGCGACGGTAGTCAGCCTGTTGGCTTCTTCCCGATTCAAGAGGAATTTATCGGTGAAGGTGGAAGCCTTGACTGGCCAGAAGCAGTTATTCTGAATACTACTCCAGAGATTGGCAAAGGTGGGGGCGTGGATAGAGAGGGTTATGAAGCGGTCGGTGGCCTTTGTTTTGCTCCAATTACCTTGTCTCCTGGTGAAAGCCATTCTTATGTCGTAGTTATGGCAATTGATAGTGATAGAATGAACGTTGAAGCGATGATGAGTAAATATGGTACATCTGAAGCTTTTGATCAACTACTAGAGGAAACTAAAATCTTCTGGGCAGATAAAGTGAATATGGTTGAATTTCATACAGGCGATTCGGATGCAGACCAATGGATGAAGTGGGTTACTATCCAACCGGTACTTAGAAGGCTCTATGGTAACTCCTTCTTACCGTATCATGATTATGGTAAAGGTGGGCGTGGCTGGCGAGATCTTTGGCAAGACTGTTTGGCGCTGCTTATAATGGAGCCTTCTGAAGTTCGCAGCTTACTCTTCAACAATTATGCTGGAGTAAGAATCGACGGCAGTAACGCAACTATCATCGGTCAACAGCCAGGTGAATTTATCGCTGATCGCAACAATATTCCGCGTGTATGGATGGATCATGGGGCATGGCCGTTTTTAACAACGATGCTCTATTTGGATCAGAGCGGTGATCTTGATTTCTTGTTGCAAGAACAGACTTATTTCCGAGATACTTTTATGAGTCGTTGTAAGGAACGTGATACTTCTTGGGATACCTCTGCAGGCAATGATCTTAGAACAGCTTCTGGGGAAATCTACAAAGGTACAATTCTGGAACATATTTTGCTGCAAAATCTTGTTCCATTCTTTAATGTAGGAGAACATAATAATATCCTGCTCGAAGGCGCGGACTGGAATGATGGTCTCGATATGGGTACGGATCGCGGAGAGAGTGTGGCTTTTACATCTTTCTATGCTAGCAATTTATTAGATATATCTCGGATGTTGCGTACTCTTAAGACTGCTAAAGGTCAGGAAACGGTTGAATTGGCAGAGGAAATGCTGCTGCTGCTGGATACGCTTAACGAGCGTGTGGATTACGGTTCTGTATCAGGCAAACATGAGAGACTGGATCGATACTATGCTGTCGCACCAAATGAGGTAAGCGGAGTTCGTGTATCTATAGATATTGATAAAGCAGCTGACGATCTGGAGCAAAAGGCGGAATGGATATTCAACCATTTGCGCAGCAATGAGTGGGTACAAAGTGAGAATGGCGATGGCTGGTTTAACGGTTATTATAATAACGATGGTGAACAGGTAGAGGGAGAATTTCCTGAAGGTGTTCGTATGACGCTTACGGGTCAAGTGTTCCCGCTTATGGGTCATGCAGCAGCTCCAGAGCAAATTCCACACATTATTGCTGCTGTAGATCGTAATCTATTCGATGACAAAATTGGCTACAGACTTAATACCCGTTTCGGTGGGATTCAGCAGAATTTAGGTCGTGCTTTCGGCTTTGCCTTTGGCCATAAAGAAAATGGGGCCATGTTCAGTCACATGACCATCATGTATGGAAATGCGTTGTACAAACGTGGTTATGTAAAAGAAGGTTATAAGGTCCTCGAATCTCTTTACAGCTTGAGTACAGACTTTGCAAAAGCTCGCATCTACCCAGGTATTCCTGAATATATTAACGAGCAAGGCAGAGGAATGTATACGTATTTAACAGGCTCAGCAAGCTGGCTCTTGCTAACCATGGTCACTGAAGTATTTGGTGTGAAGGGCAAGCTGGGCAATCTATTGCTAGAACCTAAGTTAGTAAAAGAACAGTTTGATTCCGAGGGTAAAGCATCTATTAAGACAATCTTTGCAGATCGTGAGTTAGAAGTGGTCTATAAAGCCACAGGAAGCTTTAACTACGGAGAGTACCAAATACACTCCATTACCTTGAATGGCAGCGAGGTGACGCTGCAGTGCGGCTCAGAAAGTGCGATTATTCCACGCGAAGAGCTACTTGCTCTGCAGACAGAGAAGCGTCACGTGATTGAAGTGATACTCGCGTAA
- the glnA gene encoding type I glutamate--ammonia ligase, whose translation MSVEKVLQTIKENNIEWVDFRFVDLGGRAHHISLPASEVEDETFVNGVAFDGSSIKGFRGIEESDMVMMPDPNSVFIDPFTAHPTLNVMCDIYTPDGERYERDPRGIAVKAEEFLQKSGVGTSAFFAPESEFFIFDDVRYESGMNSSSFFVDSEEAAWNTGRKEEGGNMAFKVGVKGGYVPVAPVDSQQDIRSEMCRLLAETGLRIERHHHEVATAGQAEINFRFDTLKKTADNLMTYKYIVQNTARQYGKVATFMPKPLFGDNGSGMHVHQSIFDGDTPLFYEKGAYANLSEMALHYIGGILYHAPALIALTNPSTNSFKRLVPGYEAPVNLVYSKGNRSAAVRIPVAAVTPKGCRIEFRTPDSTANPYLAFSAMLMAGLDGIKNKINPQELGYGPLDKNIYELSDADKEKIRSVPGSLGEALDSLEADYEFLTEGDVFTKDFIDNYIALKRSEAQEVAIRVHPHEYSLYFDL comes from the coding sequence ATGTCGGTTGAAAAAGTGTTGCAAACAATTAAAGAAAACAATATCGAGTGGGTAGATTTTCGATTCGTAGATTTAGGTGGCCGTGCTCACCATATTTCTCTGCCTGCTTCTGAAGTGGAAGATGAAACTTTTGTAAATGGGGTAGCATTCGACGGTTCTTCCATCAAAGGCTTCCGTGGTATTGAAGAATCAGACATGGTTATGATGCCTGATCCGAACAGTGTGTTCATTGATCCATTTACAGCTCATCCAACGCTTAACGTAATGTGCGACATTTACACTCCTGATGGCGAACGTTATGAACGCGATCCTCGCGGTATTGCTGTGAAAGCAGAAGAATTCCTACAGAAGAGCGGAGTTGGTACATCGGCATTCTTCGCACCTGAGTCTGAATTCTTTATCTTTGACGATGTTCGTTACGAGAGCGGTATGAACAGCTCCTCATTCTTCGTAGACTCTGAAGAAGCGGCTTGGAATACAGGTCGTAAAGAAGAGGGCGGCAACATGGCGTTTAAAGTGGGTGTTAAAGGTGGATATGTACCTGTAGCTCCTGTGGATTCCCAACAAGATATTCGTAGTGAAATGTGTCGTCTGCTTGCTGAAACTGGACTGCGGATTGAGCGTCATCACCACGAAGTAGCAACTGCAGGCCAAGCGGAAATCAACTTCCGTTTTGATACTTTGAAGAAAACTGCTGATAATCTCATGACTTATAAATATATTGTACAAAACACTGCACGTCAGTACGGCAAAGTAGCAACTTTCATGCCAAAACCGCTGTTCGGCGATAATGGTAGCGGAATGCACGTACACCAATCAATCTTTGACGGAGACACTCCTTTGTTCTACGAAAAAGGCGCTTATGCTAACTTGAGCGAAATGGCTCTTCACTACATCGGCGGTATTTTGTACCATGCACCAGCTTTGATCGCTTTGACTAACCCAAGCACCAACTCATTTAAACGTTTGGTTCCTGGTTACGAAGCACCGGTTAACTTGGTATACTCCAAAGGAAATCGTTCTGCTGCAGTTCGTATCCCTGTAGCAGCTGTGACACCAAAAGGCTGCCGTATTGAGTTCCGCACACCGGATTCCACGGCTAACCCATACTTGGCATTCTCCGCAATGCTGATGGCTGGTCTGGACGGAATTAAGAACAAAATCAACCCACAAGAACTGGGTTATGGTCCTCTGGACAAAAACATCTACGAATTGTCCGATGCAGACAAAGAGAAGATCCGCAGCGTTCCAGGTAGCCTGGGCGAAGCACTTGATTCTTTGGAAGCTGATTACGAGTTCCTTACTGAAGGCGACGTATTTACTAAGGACTTCATTGATAACTATATCGCTCTGAAACGTTCTGAAGCACAAGAGGTTGCAATTCGTGTTCATCCACATGAATATTCTCTGTACTTCGACCTGTAA
- the aroF gene encoding 3-deoxy-7-phosphoheptulonate synthase, whose product MIVITSNQTPEEQVKDIIAVIEREGLQVHLSKGADHTVIGLVGSVTPKLAEHLRQMKGVENVVKISKSYKLASRDFHPEDTIIDIKGVKIGGENLVIMGGPCAVESPEQIDEIARLVKASGAQVLRGGAFKPRTGPYSFQGVGVEGLTMMAEAGKRHGLLTITEVMTPEYVDICAEHADILQVGTRNMQNFDLLRKLGTCGRPVLLKRGFSATYDELLNAAEYILAGGNKDVMLCERGIRTFETYTRNTLDLSAIPVLQSLSHLPVISDPSHGTGRRELVEPMAKASVAAGANGLIIEMHTDPDNSMTGDGVQSLFPEQFDNLLKDLEKLAPIVGRKFSTSPETVSAL is encoded by the coding sequence ATGATCGTCATTACATCCAATCAAACTCCAGAAGAGCAGGTTAAAGATATTATTGCAGTTATCGAAAGAGAGGGCTTGCAGGTACATCTCTCCAAAGGTGCAGATCACACCGTTATCGGTTTAGTAGGAAGTGTCACTCCTAAGCTTGCAGAGCATTTGCGGCAAATGAAGGGTGTGGAGAACGTCGTGAAGATCTCCAAGTCCTATAAGCTAGCTAGCCGTGATTTCCATCCAGAGGATACCATTATCGATATCAAGGGTGTGAAGATTGGTGGAGAGAATCTGGTAATTATGGGCGGGCCATGTGCCGTTGAGTCTCCAGAGCAGATTGATGAAATTGCCCGTCTAGTAAAAGCTTCAGGTGCTCAGGTACTGCGTGGAGGCGCATTTAAGCCCCGTACAGGTCCATACAGCTTCCAAGGTGTAGGTGTAGAAGGTTTGACTATGATGGCTGAAGCAGGAAAGCGTCATGGCCTGTTGACCATTACAGAGGTTATGACACCAGAGTATGTGGATATTTGTGCAGAGCATGCTGATATCCTCCAAGTGGGTACACGGAACATGCAGAACTTTGATTTGCTGCGCAAGCTGGGTACTTGTGGAAGACCCGTTCTTCTGAAACGTGGCTTCAGTGCAACCTATGATGAATTGCTCAATGCAGCCGAGTACATTTTGGCAGGCGGAAATAAGGATGTAATGCTCTGTGAGCGTGGTATTCGTACATTTGAGACTTACACTCGCAATACGCTGGATCTATCGGCTATTCCGGTTCTACAGAGCTTAAGCCACCTTCCGGTAATCTCTGACCCAAGTCACGGCACTGGACGTCGTGAGTTAGTTGAACCTATGGCTAAAGCTTCAGTTGCTGCTGGTGCAAATGGTCTAATCATCGAAATGCACACAGATCCGGACAATTCCATGACAGGTGATGGTGTTCAATCGTTATTCCCTGAACAGTTCGATAATCTACTTAAGGATCTGGAAAAGCTGGCTCCGATTGTTGGACGTAAGTTTTCAACTTCGCCAGAAACCGTTTCGGCGCTATAA